In Ferrimicrobium sp., the DNA window TGCAGACTCCGGTGATCCTGTCCTCATGAGAGCGCTAATGGGGCTTGAGCTGCTCCATACGTTCGCGCTGATCCACGATGATCTCATGGATCGCTCCGACGTGCGCCGCGGGGAGCCCTCGGTGCATACCGCCTTTGCGTCGCAACACCGGCAAGAGGCGTTGCGTGGCTCCTCGGTCCAGTATGGCGATTCGATGGCGATTCTTGTTGGCGACCTTGCGTTCGCTTATGCGGATCAGATGTTGATCGATGCCAATCGACGGGCTCGTCAACTCTATGCTGAGTTGAAACTCGAGGTGAACCTAGGACAGTCGCTCGATGTGTCGGGGAGCTTCGCCTCCGGTACGACACTGGCGAAGGCTGAACGCATCGCTCTCTATAAGTCGGGCAAGTACACCGTAGAGCGTCCCATGCACATCGGTGCGGCGCTCGCCGATGCGTACTTTGCCTCAACAGAGGCGGTCACGCATTTTGCTGTCCCACTCGGCATGGCGTTCCAGCTCCGCGACGACATTCTCGGTGTCTTTGGTCAGACGGAACGGACCAAGAAGCCAGTTGGTGATGATTTGCGGGAAGGGAAACAGACACTCCTCATCGGGTTGGCTTGTCAGATGTGCTCCTCTACCGAACGCACCCTATTTGAGGGACTCTTTGGCCGGGATGATCTCTCAGGCTCCGAGGTTGAGGCGCTCCAGGAGATGATTGCCCATACCGGTGCCCTTCGAGCGATGGAGGATCGCATCGATCAGCTCTTCTTGCGTTCCATGCAGGCGCTTGATGAGCTCGCGCTCACCCAGGAGGCACGCGTGGCACTCGGCGAGATGGCTGGGTTTGTGGTCGATAGGTTGAATTGATGCCGCCCTCAGTTGTGGTGGTCGGTGCTGGCTTTGCCGGATTGACGGCAGCTACCGAGCTTGCCCGTCAAGGCGCTCGTGTCACCGTTGTCGATCGACTCTCGCACCCAGGTGGGCGGTCGGGCCGATATGATCGGGAAGGCTTTCAGATTGACACAGGGCCGACCGTGTTTACGATGCCCGAGCTGTTTCGTGATATCTTTCGCCGTGCCGGACGTAATCCTGATGACTACGTCACCTTCCGACGCTTGGAGCCGGGCTATCACGCAGCATTTGCCGACCGTGACAGTGTTGATGGGGGAGGACGAATCGCAACGTTCTCCGATCGAGACCAGATGTATGCCGAGATCGAGACACACGTGTCTCGCAAGGAAGCCGAAGCCTACTTGCAGTTTCGTCGCTATCTTGAGGACCTTTTTGCCGTTGAGTTCCCCTCCTTCATTGACGCACAACTCGATAGTGTGAGTGCTCTGCTTGGCAACCCAAAGGCGCTGGTACGGTTAGTGCGTTTGCGGGGTTTTCAACGGCTACCTAAGGTGGTCGGGCATTATTTCGATGACGAGAGGCTCCAGCAACTCTTCAGCTTTCAGGCGCTCTACGCGGGCCTGTCACCACTACGAGCTCTCGGGATTTTCGCTATCATCAGCTATATGGATGTCGTTCTCGGGGTGGTCCAACCCGTAGGGGGGATGAGGGCAGCAGCGAACGCGCTCGAGCGGCTCGCGCGTGATCTCGGTGTCGAATTTCGGTATGGGCACGAAGTGGAGGCGTTTGTCCTCCATAACCAAAGCATCACCCACGTCGTCACCGATGGCGGAACTATTGCTTGCGATGGGGTCATCACCTCCGCCGACCCTGGCGAGCTGGCGGAGATGCTTGGACGACCGTTCCGAAGGCTCGGCGGTTTGCGCTGGAAGATGTCCCCCTCGTGTTTCCTGTCGCTGCGTGGTGTACTCGGTGAGCTGCCGGCCACCCTTGGCCATCACAACATCTTTTTTGGTACACAGTGGGCGCAAGCTTTTGAGGATCTCGTTGACAACGGACGCATGATGAGTGACCCGTCTACGTTGGTCAGCGTCCCGACTCGGTCAGATCCAGAACTTGCACCAGCCGACGCACACATCGTCTATGCCTTGGAACCAACGCCAAGTCTGAATGGACGATTCGATTGGGAGCGTTTAGGATCAGGATTCGTTGACCGATTCGATCGCAGGCTAGAGCGTTTCGGCGTTGCTCGAGATCTCACCACGTCGGTGCGCCATGACATCGATCCGAGAGATTGGGCTCGCATGGGTATGGATGCGGGTACTCCCTTCTCGCTCGCTCATACCTTCTTCCAGAGTGGCCCGTTCCGGCCAACCATGCAGGACCCGAAAATCCCTAACCTCGTACGCACTGGATCGGGAACGACTCCTGGTGTTGGCCTGCCGTTGGTGATGGTTTCGGGTAGGTTGTCGGCTGGTATGGCCTTGGGTCGGTTGCGGTGACGGCACGGGGGCTTCCTAAGGAGATCGTAGCGCCATCTCGTGCCTTGAACCAGGCGCATGGCAAGACGTACTACTTGGCGACGCTGCTACTGGCGAGGCACTTACGTCCCTATGTATTTGCACTGTATGGTTTTTGTCGTTATGTTGACGACATCGTTGACGTCGAGAGAGATGATGACGCTCGACGCCTGGCGAAGGTGGACTCGTTCGGGGAACGATTTCTTGCCGAGGTTGCTCGCGGTGATTCTGACGAACCGATCCTGGCGGCAACGATTGCAACTATTGAGCGGTTCAACATGCCGATCAGCTATTTTGAGCGATTCTTGGGTTCGATGCGGCAAGACTTTCTCGTGCGTCGGTATCCTCGCATCGATGATCTTCTCGCGTATATGGATGGTTCAGCAGCTGTCATCGGAGAGATGATGTTGCCGATTCTTGGTGTCGATAATCCTGAGGCACAGGCGCCGGCACGGGCGCTGGGGAATGCTTTTCAGATGACTAACTTTCTTCGCGACATCAACGAAGATCTGGATCGAGGTCGTATCTATGTGCCAGAGGAGGATATCGACCGCTTTGGGGCGTGGGAGGCTTTTGAGCAGCGCAAAGTCACCGACGAGTTTCGCAACCTGATGGCTTTTGAGATCGCTCGAACGCGACGTTGGTATGCTGAGTCCTACGCTGGCGATGACTATCTTCGGGGCCGCGCACTGCGATGCATTCGTGTTGCTCGCCAGGTCTATGGCGCGATACTCGACGAGATCGAGGCACTCGATTACGACGTCTTCTCTGCTCGGGCCTCGGTCGCCCGAACGCGACGGCTACAGTTGTTGGTCCGGGCCGCAGTCGCGGCGTGCTAGGTATCTGCGATAACCGGGCACCTTGGTGAAGATGAGTCGGTGATCACCCGCCCACAGATGAGGGTCGTGACGTCTAGCACATCTGCAGGATGTGATGGTCGTCGGTTGGTGGATGGTGGAGTTGGCTCGACGGTATGTCGTTGCTGAGGAGACCCTCTTACCCTGATTCTCAGATGTTCCTTGGTGTCATGTGAGGTTCGTCTGGTAGGTTCGGGCGGGTTATGACGACTGTGCTCGCGCCGGCTGGAGTCAATCAAGGAGAGTGTTCGTCCCGCCCCGAACGACCCCAGCATCTTCCGAGGTTGAGTGCGCTGCGCATTTTTGCTGCCGTCG includes these proteins:
- the crtI gene encoding phytoene desaturase family protein → MPPSVVVVGAGFAGLTAATELARQGARVTVVDRLSHPGGRSGRYDREGFQIDTGPTVFTMPELFRDIFRRAGRNPDDYVTFRRLEPGYHAAFADRDSVDGGGRIATFSDRDQMYAEIETHVSRKEAEAYLQFRRYLEDLFAVEFPSFIDAQLDSVSALLGNPKALVRLVRLRGFQRLPKVVGHYFDDERLQQLFSFQALYAGLSPLRALGIFAIISYMDVVLGVVQPVGGMRAAANALERLARDLGVEFRYGHEVEAFVLHNQSITHVVTDGGTIACDGVITSADPGELAEMLGRPFRRLGGLRWKMSPSCFLSLRGVLGELPATLGHHNIFFGTQWAQAFEDLVDNGRMMSDPSTLVSVPTRSDPELAPADAHIVYALEPTPSLNGRFDWERLGSGFVDRFDRRLERFGVARDLTTSVRHDIDPRDWARMGMDAGTPFSLAHTFFQSGPFRPTMQDPKIPNLVRTGSGTTPGVGLPLVMVSGRLSAGMALGRLR
- a CDS encoding polyprenyl synthetase family protein, with translation MLEENDSLAHMMTEVAAPRSIVEISKRVESELLQFLTTEHTRWSLIDPDFALPIDALRRFVISGGKRLRPAFCYWTAVGMGADSGDPVLMRALMGLELLHTFALIHDDLMDRSDVRRGEPSVHTAFASQHRQEALRGSSVQYGDSMAILVGDLAFAYADQMLIDANRRARQLYAELKLEVNLGQSLDVSGSFASGTTLAKAERIALYKSGKYTVERPMHIGAALADAYFASTEAVTHFAVPLGMAFQLRDDILGVFGQTERTKKPVGDDLREGKQTLLIGLACQMCSSTERTLFEGLFGRDDLSGSEVEALQEMIAHTGALRAMEDRIDQLFLRSMQALDELALTQEARVALGEMAGFVVDRLN
- a CDS encoding phytoene/squalene synthase family protein — its product is MTARGLPKEIVAPSRALNQAHGKTYYLATLLLARHLRPYVFALYGFCRYVDDIVDVERDDDARRLAKVDSFGERFLAEVARGDSDEPILAATIATIERFNMPISYFERFLGSMRQDFLVRRYPRIDDLLAYMDGSAAVIGEMMLPILGVDNPEAQAPARALGNAFQMTNFLRDINEDLDRGRIYVPEEDIDRFGAWEAFEQRKVTDEFRNLMAFEIARTRRWYAESYAGDDYLRGRALRCIRVARQVYGAILDEIEALDYDVFSARASVARTRRLQLLVRAAVAAC